Proteins encoded in a region of the Nicotiana tomentosiformis chromosome 9, ASM39032v3, whole genome shotgun sequence genome:
- the LOC104099062 gene encoding protoporphyrinogen oxidase, mitochondrial produces the protein MAPSAGEDKHSSAKRVAVIGAGVSGLAAAYKLKIHGLNVTVFEAEGRAGGKLRSVSQDGLIWDEGANTMTESEGDVTFLIDSLGLREKQQFPLSQNKRYIARNGTPVLLPSNPIDLIKSNFLSTGSKLQLLLEPLLWKNKNLSKVSDSHESVSGFFQRHFGKEVVDYLIDPFVAGTCGGDPDSLSMHHSFPELWNLEKRFGSVIVGAIRSKLSPKKEKKQGPPKTSANKKRQRGSFSFLGGMQTLTDTICKDLREDELRLNSRVLELSCSCNEDSAIDSWSIISASPHKRQSEEESFDAVIMTAPLCDVKGMKIAKRGNPFLLNFIPEVDYVPLSVVITTFKRENVKHPLEGFGVLVPSKEQQHGLKTLGTLFSCMMFPDRAPNNVYLYTTFVGGSRNRELAKASRTELKEIVTSDLKQLLGAEGEPTYVNHLYWSKAFPLYGHNYDSVLHAIDKMEKNLPGLFYAGNHKGGLSVGKALSSGCNAADLVISYLESVSADTKNQ, from the exons ATGGCTCCTTCTGCCGGAGAAGATAAACACA GTTCTGCGAAGAGAGTCGCAGTCATTGGTGCCGGCGTCAG TGGGCTTGCTGCAGCATACAAGTTAAAAATCCACGGCTTGAATGTGACAGTATTCGAAGCAGAAGGGAGAGCTGGAGGGAAGTTACGAAGTGTGAGCCAAGATGGCCTGATATGGGATGAAGGGGCAAATACTATG ACTGAAAGTGAAGGTGATGTTACATTTTTGATTGATTCTCTTGGACTCCGAGAAAAGCAACAATTT CCACTTTCACAGAACAAGCGCTACATTGCCAGAAATGGTACTCCTGTACTG TTACCTTCAAATCCAATTGACCTGATCAAAAGCAATTTTCTTTCCACTGGATCAAAG CTACAGCTGCTTTTGGAGCCACTTTTATGGAAGAATAAAAACCTCTCGAAGGTGTCTGACTCACACGAAAG TGTCAGTGGATTCTTCCAGCGTCATTTTGGAAAGGAG GTTGTTGACTATCTGATTGACCCTTTTGTTGCTGGAACGTGTGGTGGTGATCCTGACTCGCTTTCA ATGCACCATTCATTTCCAGAGTTGTGGAATTTAGAGAAAAG GTTTGGCTCAGTCATAGTTGGGGCAATTCGATCTAAGTTATCacctaaaaaggaaaagaagcaaGGACCACCGAAGACTTCAGCAAATAAGAAGCGCCAGCGGGGATCTTTTTCCTTCTTGGGCGGGATGCAA ACACTTACTGACACAATATGCAAAGATCTCAGAGAAGATGAACTTAGGCTAAACTCTAGAGTTCTGGAATTATCTTGTAGCTGTAATGAGGACTCTGCGATAGATAGCTGGTCAATTATTTCTGCCTCACCACACAAAAGGCAATCAGAAGAAGAATCATTTGATGCTGTAATTATGACG GCCCCACTCTGTGATGTTAAGGGTATGAAGATTGCTAAGAGAGGAAATCCTTTTCTACTCAACTTTATTCCTGAG GTTGATTATGTACCGCTATCTGTTGTTATAACCACATTTAAGAGGGAAAATGTAAAGCATCCCCTTGAGGGTTTTGGAGTTCTTGTACCTTCCAAGGAGCAACAACATGGTCTCAAGACACTAG GCACCCTCTTCTCTTGTATGATGTTTCCAGATCGGGCACCCAACAATGTTTATCTTTATACTACTTTTGTTGGTGGAAGCCGAAATAGAGAACTCGCAAAAGCCTCAAG GACTGAGCTGAAAGAGATAGTAACTTCTGACCTTAAGCAGTTGTTGGGAGCTGAAGGAGAGCCAACATATGTGAA TCATCTATACTGGAGTAAAGCATTTCCATTGTATGGGCATAACTATGATTCAGTCCTACATGCAATTGACAAAATGGAGAAAAACCTTCCTGGTTTATTCTATGCag GTAACCACAAGGGGGGATTGTCAGTTGGCAAAGCATTATCTTCGGGATGCAACGCAGCAGATCTTGTTATATCATATCTTGAGTCTGTGTCAGCTGACACCAAAAACCAGTGA